In Gordonia iterans, the following proteins share a genomic window:
- a CDS encoding FecCD family ABC transporter permease: protein MTAPSAPAPAPEGSDRRTWPVLVLLSLAVLLGVVLSVFVGSVTVPVGDTAAVVLGDRSNPFASVVIDFRVPRTVTALVVGAALGLAGMQMQTLFRNPLADPYILGASSGASLGVALVVLLGGTSAGAFTSGLTAMGRNGMVIAAAAGAGLVLGIIAVLSRWVRSSVSLLLVGVMLASVSTAAVSVLLTMTRPQLAQQFLEWGMGTFRASTYQDLWLMVPLVLVGVLIAALTIRPLNALLLGEGYARSMGIRIGPTRIRIIVSAAILAGVTTAFCGPIGFLGLVVPHLARFAVGSSDHRKVMPATLLVGALLALICGVIAELPGTGRVLPLGAITALFGAPMVIVVLIRASRGRLSGVGI, encoded by the coding sequence GTGACCGCGCCGTCGGCGCCCGCTCCGGCGCCGGAAGGCAGCGACCGCCGGACCTGGCCGGTACTCGTCCTGCTGTCGCTGGCCGTTCTTTTGGGCGTCGTCCTGTCGGTGTTCGTCGGATCGGTGACCGTACCTGTCGGCGACACCGCCGCGGTGGTGCTCGGCGACCGCTCGAATCCGTTCGCGTCGGTGGTGATCGACTTCCGGGTTCCGCGGACCGTCACCGCGCTGGTCGTGGGCGCTGCGCTCGGGCTGGCCGGCATGCAGATGCAGACCCTCTTCCGGAATCCGCTGGCCGACCCCTACATCTTGGGAGCGAGCTCGGGCGCCTCCCTGGGCGTGGCCCTCGTGGTGCTGCTCGGCGGCACGTCCGCGGGGGCCTTCACCAGCGGCCTGACCGCGATGGGCCGCAACGGGATGGTGATCGCCGCCGCCGCCGGCGCCGGCCTGGTGCTGGGGATCATTGCGGTGCTGTCCCGGTGGGTCCGTTCCTCGGTGTCGTTGCTGCTGGTCGGCGTGATGCTGGCTTCGGTCAGCACCGCGGCGGTCTCTGTGCTGCTGACGATGACCAGACCGCAACTCGCGCAACAGTTCCTGGAATGGGGCATGGGCACGTTCCGGGCTTCGACCTACCAGGACCTCTGGCTGATGGTGCCGCTGGTGCTCGTCGGGGTGCTGATCGCCGCACTGACCATCCGGCCGCTCAACGCGCTGCTCCTCGGCGAGGGTTACGCCCGGTCGATGGGCATCCGCATCGGCCCGACCCGGATCCGGATCATCGTCTCGGCGGCGATCCTGGCCGGGGTCACGACGGCCTTCTGCGGGCCGATCGGCTTCCTCGGGCTGGTGGTGCCGCACCTCGCCCGGTTCGCGGTCGGCAGTTCCGATCACCGCAAGGTGATGCCGGCGACCCTGCTCGTGGGTGCTCTCCTCGCGCTGATCTGCGGCGTGATCGCCGAGTTGCCGGGCACCGGGCGGGTGCTTCCGCTGGGCGCCATCACCGCGCTGTTCGGCGCGCCGATGGTGATCGTGGTGCTGATCCGCGCGAGCCGCGGGCGGTTGAGTGGAGTGGGCATATGA
- a CDS encoding ABC transporter ATP-binding protein, producing MTGMVLDDLTIGYPPKRSGMRVRGAATILAAHLSATAGPGRLTALLGPNGSGKSTLLRTLCGLQPALAGRVLIDGREVAGTSTADLARSVAVVLTERVETGFLSVREVVALGRTPHLGVSARMSAGDHRVVDWALEVTGTAGLAGRLGGELSDGQRQRVMAARALAQQPRLLILDEPTSFLDVPSRVELLDMLARLAREEDLAVLVSTHELELALRLADEVWLLPGCSPDVPAEVRGRLLTGPPEAIAPQIGTVFDRGRLRFDAASLQFTLGAQTRPGKVNGK from the coding sequence ATGACCGGCATGGTCCTGGACGATCTGACCATCGGCTATCCGCCCAAGCGGTCGGGGATGCGGGTGCGCGGGGCGGCGACGATCCTCGCCGCGCACCTGTCGGCGACCGCGGGTCCCGGCCGGCTCACCGCGCTGCTCGGACCGAACGGTTCGGGCAAGTCGACCCTGCTGCGCACCCTCTGCGGGCTGCAACCCGCGCTGGCCGGACGGGTCCTGATCGACGGGCGCGAGGTGGCCGGCACGAGCACCGCCGACCTGGCCAGATCGGTCGCCGTGGTGTTGACCGAGCGCGTCGAGACGGGCTTTCTCAGCGTGCGCGAGGTGGTGGCTCTGGGGCGGACCCCCCATCTGGGGGTCTCGGCGCGCATGAGCGCCGGCGATCACCGCGTCGTCGACTGGGCGCTGGAGGTGACCGGCACCGCTGGCCTGGCCGGACGGCTCGGCGGCGAACTGTCTGACGGCCAGCGTCAGCGGGTGATGGCCGCGCGCGCACTCGCCCAGCAGCCGCGGCTGCTGATTCTGGACGAGCCGACGTCGTTCCTGGACGTGCCGTCCCGGGTGGAGTTGCTCGACATGCTGGCCCGGCTGGCGCGGGAGGAGGATCTCGCGGTGCTCGTGTCCACGCATGAGCTGGAGCTGGCGTTGCGGCTGGCCGACGAGGTGTGGCTGCTACCGGGCTGCTCGCCGGACGTGCCGGCGGAGGTGCGCGGCCGGTTGCTGACCGGCCCTCCCGAGGCGATCGCCCCGCAGATCGGCACGGTCTTCGACCGGGGGAGACTTCGGTTCGACGCGGCCTCTCTGCAGTTCACCCTTGGCGCGCAGACTCGGCCGGGAAAGGTAAACGGAAAGTGA
- a CDS encoding Fur family transcriptional regulator, which translates to MSSTAPGTQRERPEHELTAAIRGVGLRVTRPRLAVLAAVERHPHAVTDTVLASVRADLPEVSRQAVYDVLRALTETGLLRRIQPTGHAARYETRIGDNHHHVICRDCGAVRDVDCAVGQAPCLEAAQTHGFAIDEAEVLYWGRCPDCAARPARDAALPDD; encoded by the coding sequence ATGTCCAGCACCGCACCCGGCACCCAGCGGGAACGCCCCGAGCACGAGCTCACCGCGGCGATCCGTGGTGTCGGGCTGCGGGTGACCCGACCGCGCCTGGCGGTGCTGGCCGCGGTGGAGCGTCACCCGCATGCGGTGACCGACACCGTGCTCGCCTCCGTGCGGGCCGATCTGCCCGAGGTCTCCAGGCAGGCCGTGTACGACGTGCTGCGCGCCCTCACCGAAACCGGTCTCCTCCGGCGGATCCAGCCGACCGGCCACGCGGCGCGCTACGAGACCCGGATCGGCGACAACCACCACCACGTGATCTGCCGGGACTGCGGTGCCGTGCGAGACGTCGACTGCGCCGTAGGTCAGGCCCCGTGTCTGGAAGCGGCGCAGACGCACGGCTTCGCCATCGACGAGGCCGAAGTGCTCTATTGGGGCCGTTGTCCCGACTGCGCGGCACGACCGGCCCGCGACGCCGCGCTTCCCGACGACTGA
- a CDS encoding serine/threonine-protein kinase, translating into MLRTGQTFAGLRVVGTLNVNESGEIYLVKAAQAAQEDILLLIPESRGKDPAYRQAFTQTATAAAGLDHPGIVPVRAHGEENGRLWLLSGYVPAPSADAVVRQSGPLAPREAAAAVTAVAAALDAARAGGVPVGELTPAQILVDDQGGTRSYLVSGLGVPPRSGRIPKPEDRADQAELGELAAFLLTGGTSIGARVTTLRPELPADVDAVLSRVRQPAAQRYTSCGEFAGALATALVGAEEAAAVKSEADAAAAAAAAAKANQPTSAYPTTGQGGSGSSPGTTVPGATVPGATVPGATTPGAVPPGGPVPPTNVYGAPAQSGTTPAGAPYAGPGSGSFPPQQTPYGAVPPGAGYPGGYQQQPYGAMGGYPGGPGMPPVQSGGKPGGNKKAVYGALIGVGVLIVVIALVLVFVLGGDDDPSTVAASSSKSSSATTSSTTTSSTPNANVVAGVPTSCAPGSPTFRTSSPNLEVGPIRIPQSALPAGWNPDRGSQLPFLVLSDGIVVSRPPGQNWQAQLLVGTLPGTFTGDLEAVGAKFLECLAQMPGFANTNVRTPVIETRRKSTLDNSPTELVLFRGRVPVSRGPIDADEFTMVIADTQPRSLAIGLSANIDPQSKGEIDEAIKETLFRTRR; encoded by the coding sequence ATGCTTCGTACGGGACAAACTTTCGCGGGTCTGCGCGTCGTCGGAACCCTCAACGTCAACGAGTCCGGAGAGATCTACCTGGTGAAGGCCGCGCAAGCCGCCCAGGAGGACATCCTGCTGCTGATCCCGGAGTCGCGAGGCAAGGACCCCGCCTATCGGCAGGCCTTCACTCAGACCGCGACCGCCGCCGCCGGGCTCGATCATCCGGGGATCGTCCCGGTGCGGGCGCACGGCGAGGAGAACGGCCGCTTGTGGCTGCTGTCCGGCTATGTCCCGGCGCCGAGTGCCGACGCCGTAGTACGCCAGTCGGGACCGCTCGCGCCGCGCGAGGCCGCCGCCGCGGTCACCGCCGTCGCCGCCGCTCTCGACGCCGCTCGCGCGGGTGGAGTGCCGGTGGGCGAGCTGACCCCGGCGCAGATCCTGGTCGACGACCAGGGCGGGACCCGGTCCTATCTGGTCTCGGGGCTGGGAGTTCCGCCGCGGAGCGGGCGGATACCGAAGCCGGAGGATCGCGCCGACCAAGCCGAACTGGGCGAACTGGCGGCCTTCCTGCTGACCGGCGGCACCTCGATCGGCGCCCGGGTCACCACCCTGCGCCCCGAACTGCCGGCCGACGTGGACGCCGTCCTCAGCCGGGTCCGGCAGCCGGCGGCGCAGCGGTACACCTCGTGCGGGGAGTTCGCGGGTGCACTGGCCACGGCGCTGGTCGGCGCGGAGGAAGCCGCTGCCGTCAAGAGCGAGGCGGACGCGGCGGCGGCCGCGGCCGCAGCGGCGAAGGCGAATCAGCCGACCTCGGCGTACCCGACGACCGGACAGGGCGGCTCGGGCAGCAGCCCGGGGACCACGGTCCCCGGGGCCACCGTGCCGGGAGCCACCGTGCCGGGAGCGACGACACCCGGCGCCGTCCCGCCGGGGGGACCGGTGCCGCCGACCAACGTCTACGGTGCTCCCGCACAGTCCGGCACCACCCCGGCCGGCGCACCGTACGCCGGGCCGGGCAGCGGATCCTTCCCTCCCCAGCAGACGCCGTACGGCGCGGTCCCGCCGGGGGCCGGCTATCCGGGCGGCTACCAGCAGCAGCCCTACGGCGCCATGGGCGGCTACCCGGGCGGCCCCGGGATGCCTCCGGTGCAGAGCGGTGGGAAACCGGGCGGCAACAAGAAGGCCGTGTACGGCGCGCTGATCGGTGTGGGCGTGCTGATCGTGGTGATCGCACTGGTGCTCGTGTTCGTTCTCGGTGGCGACGACGACCCCTCGACCGTCGCCGCGTCCAGTTCGAAGAGCAGCAGCGCCACCACGTCGTCGACGACGACGAGTTCGACGCCGAACGCCAACGTGGTCGCCGGGGTGCCCACGTCGTGCGCTCCGGGCAGCCCGACGTTCCGCACGTCGTCGCCGAACCTGGAGGTCGGGCCGATCCGCATCCCGCAGTCGGCGCTGCCTGCGGGCTGGAATCCCGACCGGGGGAGTCAGCTTCCGTTCCTGGTGCTCTCCGACGGCATCGTCGTCTCGCGTCCGCCCGGGCAGAACTGGCAGGCCCAGCTGCTCGTCGGCACCCTGCCCGGCACGTTCACCGGCGACCTGGAGGCCGTCGGCGCCAAGTTCCTCGAGTGCCTGGCGCAGATGCCCGGGTTCGCCAACACCAACGTCCGGACGCCGGTGATCGAGACCCGGCGCAAGTCCACGCTGGACAACAGCCCCACCGAGCTGGTGCTGTTCCGCGGGCGCGTCCCGGTCTCGCGCGGTCCGATCGACGCCGACGAGTTCACCATGGTGATCGCCGACACGCAGCCGCGCAGCCTCGCCATCGGCCTGTCGGCGAACATCGATCCGCAGAGCAAGGGCGAGATCGACGAAGCGATCAAGGAGACGCTGTTCCGGACCCGGCGGTGA
- a CDS encoding phosphotriesterase family protein encodes MQTINTATGPIAAVELGAVLTHEHVFVLNEDYRLNFLPDWNEDEQVDRAVARLSELAALGIDSLVDVSVPGMGRNVGRVRRVAEQVDLNVLVSTGFFTYNDLPLQFHYTGPGLGYDSPEPLAEAFIRDLTEGIPNSGGIKAAVLVCVIEAEGLTPGVERIMRATGQAAAATGAPVVVHTNPHTRSGLVAQRILGEEGVDPGRLLIAHSGDTGDLDYLQHLADAGSTLGLDRFGVELLLPHETRMATLLALLEAGYADRIALSQSAFCYSDWFDPVKRAQVTPNWNYRQISERVIPELRAHGVGDDVIDTMLVAVPKRLLTWDTRTADAGLPAPISVNSGPSPEN; translated from the coding sequence ATGCAGACGATCAACACCGCCACGGGGCCCATCGCCGCCGTGGAATTGGGTGCAGTCCTGACCCACGAGCACGTGTTCGTGCTGAACGAAGACTACCGGCTCAACTTTCTGCCGGACTGGAACGAGGACGAGCAGGTCGACCGCGCGGTCGCCCGGCTCAGCGAGCTCGCCGCCCTCGGGATCGACAGTCTGGTCGACGTCTCCGTACCGGGCATGGGCCGCAACGTCGGGCGGGTGCGGCGCGTGGCCGAACAGGTGGATCTCAACGTGCTGGTATCCACCGGCTTCTTCACCTACAACGACTTGCCGCTGCAGTTCCATTACACCGGACCCGGCCTCGGGTACGACTCCCCCGAACCGCTGGCCGAGGCGTTCATCCGTGACCTGACCGAGGGGATCCCGAACTCGGGAGGGATCAAGGCCGCCGTCCTCGTCTGCGTGATCGAGGCTGAGGGCCTGACTCCCGGGGTGGAACGCATCATGCGCGCGACCGGCCAAGCCGCCGCCGCCACCGGCGCCCCCGTCGTGGTGCACACCAACCCGCACACGCGGTCGGGTCTGGTCGCGCAGCGCATTCTGGGCGAAGAGGGCGTCGATCCGGGCCGCCTGCTGATCGCGCATTCGGGCGATACCGGCGACCTCGACTATCTCCAGCACCTGGCCGACGCCGGTTCGACGCTTGGACTCGATCGCTTCGGCGTCGAACTGCTGCTGCCGCACGAGACGCGGATGGCGACGCTGCTGGCGCTTCTGGAGGCCGGGTACGCCGACCGGATCGCGCTCTCTCAGAGCGCCTTCTGCTACTCGGACTGGTTCGACCCCGTGAAGCGGGCACAGGTGACGCCGAACTGGAATTACCGGCAGATCAGTGAGCGGGTGATTCCGGAACTGCGGGCACACGGCGTCGGCGACGACGTCATCGACACCATGCTGGTCGCTGTCCCGAAGCGGTTGCTGACCTGGGACACGCGGACCGCCGATGCGGGACTTCCGGCCCCGATTTCCGTGAATTCTGGACCAAGTCCAGAAAACTAG
- a CDS encoding LLM class F420-dependent oxidoreductase: MKLGLQLGYWGAQPPDNHAELVDAAETYGFDAIFTAEAWGSDAYTPLAWWGSRTRRLRLGTSVLQMSARTPTACAMAALTLDHLSEGRHIVGLGVSGPQVVEGWYGQSFARPLGRTREYVDIMRKVWAREAPVTSDGPHYPLPYAGVNATGLGKPLKPIVHPRRADIPVFLGAEGPKNIALAAEIADGWLPLFYTPRMADTYNSWLDEGFARPGARHSRETFEICATAQIVITDDAPAVYARIKPALALYMGGMGSEDTNFHAEVYRRMGHGEVVDEVTALFRSGRKDEAAQVIPDAVVDDSAIVGDEDHVREQIAVWAAAGVTTMLVSPRSVDEVRRLAELVQG, translated from the coding sequence ATGAAACTCGGTCTGCAACTCGGATATTGGGGCGCACAGCCCCCGGACAATCACGCCGAACTGGTCGACGCGGCCGAGACCTACGGCTTCGACGCGATCTTCACCGCCGAAGCCTGGGGCTCGGACGCCTACACGCCGCTGGCGTGGTGGGGCTCGCGTACACGGCGTCTGCGCCTGGGCACGTCGGTCCTCCAGATGTCGGCGCGCACGCCGACGGCCTGCGCGATGGCGGCGCTGACCCTCGACCACCTCTCCGAGGGCCGCCACATCGTGGGCCTGGGCGTGTCCGGCCCACAGGTGGTCGAAGGTTGGTACGGCCAGTCGTTCGCGCGACCGCTCGGCCGCACCCGCGAGTACGTCGACATCATGCGCAAGGTCTGGGCCCGGGAGGCCCCCGTCACCAGCGACGGCCCGCACTACCCGCTGCCCTATGCCGGAGTGAATGCCACCGGTCTGGGGAAGCCTCTCAAGCCGATCGTCCACCCGCGCCGGGCCGACATCCCGGTGTTCCTCGGCGCGGAAGGGCCCAAGAACATCGCCCTGGCCGCGGAGATCGCCGACGGATGGCTCCCGCTCTTCTACACCCCGCGGATGGCCGACACCTACAATTCCTGGCTCGACGAGGGCTTCGCCAGGCCCGGCGCGCGACACAGCCGCGAGACCTTCGAGATCTGCGCGACCGCGCAGATCGTGATCACCGACGATGCTCCCGCGGTGTACGCCCGGATCAAGCCGGCGCTGGCCCTCTACATGGGCGGGATGGGCAGTGAAGACACCAACTTCCACGCCGAGGTGTATCGGCGGATGGGCCACGGCGAGGTGGTCGACGAGGTGACCGCTCTCTTCCGCTCCGGGCGCAAGGACGAGGCAGCGCAGGTGATTCCGGACGCGGTGGTCGACGACTCGGCGATCGTGGGCGACGAAGACCATGTGCGCGAGCAGATCGCGGTCTGGGCGGCGGCCGGCGTGACGACGATGCTCGTCTCTCCGCGTTCGGTCGACGAGGTGCGACGGCTGGCAGAGCTGGTACAGGGGTGA
- a CDS encoding ABC transporter substrate-binding protein: MSIPRRRTCLGVLVATLSSLALLLSGCTTSTDDAGRSRDCVTDYDAARDYFPDKATVEYAKNFTLAYHPNYAVLTVKQPFPGGPPQRYVLVRCGTPAPDPTGDLAGAQTVEIPVRTVYSGSTTQLPWFTELGVLDALTGAADTSMITSEQVRARVDEGKVTQYATGATVDTERVLAGRPDVLLTDGTENPAYAVLRRAGIPVIAIADWLEAGPLATAEWIKVLGVLTGTTAKAQEVFGGIAQRYRALAEKARGVPATRILYGADFQGTWTVPGADSSAGTMIRDAGGDWPWSDRSGTSVHLSFEEVVTRAGDVPIWLVSDNQWTTVADVEKVDPRYRNLAAVATGQVWNANLAMGPTGGNDFFESGSARPDLVLADTVAILHPELLPDHTFVYYRRLGR; the protein is encoded by the coding sequence GTGAGCATCCCGAGGCGCAGAACCTGTCTCGGAGTCCTGGTCGCCACGCTGTCGTCACTGGCACTGCTGCTCAGCGGGTGCACCACGAGCACCGACGACGCCGGTCGCTCACGTGACTGTGTCACCGACTACGACGCCGCACGGGACTACTTCCCGGACAAGGCGACAGTGGAGTACGCGAAGAACTTCACCCTCGCCTACCACCCGAACTACGCGGTGCTCACCGTCAAGCAGCCGTTCCCGGGCGGCCCGCCGCAGCGCTACGTCCTGGTCCGGTGCGGGACGCCCGCGCCGGATCCGACCGGCGACCTGGCCGGCGCTCAGACGGTCGAGATCCCCGTGCGAACCGTCTACTCGGGATCGACCACGCAGTTGCCCTGGTTCACCGAGCTCGGTGTGCTGGACGCGCTCACCGGCGCCGCCGACACCTCGATGATCACCAGCGAGCAGGTACGTGCCCGCGTCGACGAGGGCAAGGTGACCCAGTATGCGACGGGCGCCACCGTCGACACCGAACGCGTCCTCGCCGGGCGCCCCGACGTGCTGCTGACCGACGGCACGGAGAACCCGGCCTACGCGGTCCTGCGCCGCGCCGGCATCCCCGTGATCGCGATCGCCGACTGGCTCGAGGCGGGTCCGCTGGCGACTGCCGAGTGGATCAAAGTGCTCGGCGTGCTCACCGGGACCACCGCGAAAGCCCAGGAGGTGTTCGGCGGCATAGCGCAGCGGTACCGAGCGCTCGCCGAGAAGGCCCGCGGCGTCCCCGCGACCAGAATTCTCTACGGCGCCGACTTCCAGGGCACCTGGACGGTGCCGGGTGCCGACAGCTCCGCCGGAACCATGATTCGCGATGCCGGCGGCGACTGGCCGTGGAGCGACCGGTCGGGCACGTCGGTGCACCTGAGTTTCGAGGAGGTGGTCACCCGGGCCGGTGACGTGCCGATCTGGCTGGTCTCGGACAACCAGTGGACCACCGTCGCCGACGTGGAGAAGGTGGACCCGAGGTACCGCAATCTCGCAGCGGTGGCCACCGGTCAGGTATGGAACGCGAACCTGGCCATGGGGCCGACCGGCGGCAACGACTTCTTCGAATCGGGCAGCGCCCGGCCCGACCTGGTGCTCGCCGACACCGTGGCGATCCTGCACCCCGAGCTGCTCCCGGATCACACGTTCGTCTACTACCGCCGATTAGGGCGGTGA
- the katG gene encoding catalase/peroxidase HPI, producing MSDEQPLAEVDDSSATGCPMHDAIKPPAEGGGNRDWWPNQLNLKLLAENPAEGDPYPDFDYGAAFETVDLDELKADLKAVMYDSKPWWPADYGNYGPLFIRMSWHAAGTYRISDGRGGAGHGMQRFAPLNSWPDNAGLDKARRLLWPIKQKHGANLSWADLLVFAGTYAMEEMGMTMFGFAGGRTDKWEPEEIWWGPETEWLGDNRYTGDRDLENPLAAVQMGLIYVNPEGPNGEPDPLKAAKDIRETFGRMAMNDEETVALIAGGHTFGKTHGNGDAAVLGPEPEAAPLEQVGLGWKNPTRTGVGVDAVSSGLEGAWNSTPTTWDNNFFWTLFGYEWELTKSPAGAQQWRPKDNAGATSVPDPADPEKKHQPMMLTTDLALRFDPVYEKISRRFLEKPKEFEEAYARAWFKLTHRDMGPVSRYRGALVPEETLIWQDPVPPVDHALVDEGDIADLKKEILKSGLTVSQLIKTAWAAAASFRGSDKRGGANGGRLRLEPQRSWAVNEPTELAQVIPVLEDIVESYNNPKGRLAHLRRGDKKISFADVVVLGGAAAVEQAARNAGFDITVPFTPGRTDAAQEDTDIESFHAMEPRWDGFRNYVADGVQVPAEALLIDRAQLLTLTAPEMTALIGGLRVLGANHGGSQQGVLTDLQDTLSTDFFTNVLDMDVQWSPAPDGGYTGVDRETGEPKWTASRVDLVFASNAQLRALAEVYGADDARGKFVDDFVAAWSKVMDADRFDLRR from the coding sequence GTGTCCGACGAACAGCCCCTCGCCGAAGTAGACGACTCGAGCGCCACCGGCTGCCCCATGCACGATGCGATCAAGCCGCCCGCCGAGGGCGGCGGCAATCGCGACTGGTGGCCCAATCAGCTGAATCTGAAGCTCCTCGCGGAGAATCCGGCCGAAGGCGATCCCTACCCGGACTTCGATTACGGCGCCGCCTTCGAGACCGTCGATCTCGACGAGCTCAAGGCCGACCTCAAGGCGGTGATGTACGACTCCAAGCCGTGGTGGCCCGCCGACTACGGCAACTACGGTCCCCTGTTCATCCGGATGTCGTGGCACGCCGCCGGCACCTACCGCATCAGCGACGGCCGCGGCGGCGCCGGGCACGGGATGCAGCGGTTCGCCCCGCTCAACAGCTGGCCCGACAACGCCGGCCTGGACAAGGCCCGCCGCCTGCTGTGGCCGATCAAGCAGAAGCACGGCGCCAACCTCTCCTGGGCGGACCTGCTCGTGTTCGCGGGCACGTACGCCATGGAGGAGATGGGGATGACCATGTTCGGTTTCGCGGGCGGCCGCACCGACAAATGGGAGCCCGAGGAGATCTGGTGGGGACCCGAGACCGAGTGGCTCGGCGACAACCGCTACACCGGAGACCGCGACCTGGAGAACCCCCTCGCCGCGGTCCAGATGGGCCTGATCTACGTCAATCCCGAAGGCCCCAACGGCGAGCCGGACCCGCTCAAGGCGGCCAAGGACATCCGGGAGACCTTCGGGCGCATGGCGATGAACGACGAGGAGACCGTCGCCCTCATCGCCGGCGGCCACACGTTCGGCAAGACGCACGGCAACGGCGACGCCGCCGTGCTGGGACCCGAGCCGGAGGCCGCACCGCTGGAGCAGGTGGGCCTGGGCTGGAAGAACCCGACCCGCACCGGGGTCGGCGTCGACGCGGTGAGCTCGGGCCTGGAAGGCGCCTGGAACAGCACCCCGACCACCTGGGACAACAACTTCTTCTGGACGCTGTTCGGGTACGAGTGGGAGCTCACGAAGAGCCCGGCCGGCGCGCAGCAGTGGCGGCCGAAGGACAACGCCGGCGCGACCAGTGTTCCGGACCCCGCTGATCCGGAGAAGAAGCACCAGCCGATGATGCTGACCACCGACCTGGCGCTGCGCTTCGATCCGGTCTACGAGAAGATCTCCCGGCGCTTCTTGGAGAAGCCCAAGGAGTTCGAGGAGGCCTACGCCCGCGCCTGGTTCAAGCTGACCCACCGCGACATGGGTCCGGTCTCGCGCTACCGCGGCGCCCTGGTCCCCGAGGAGACTCTGATCTGGCAGGACCCGGTGCCGCCGGTCGACCACGCGCTGGTCGACGAGGGCGACATCGCGGATCTGAAAAAGGAGATCCTCAAGTCGGGACTGACCGTCTCTCAGCTGATCAAGACGGCCTGGGCCGCGGCGGCGTCGTTCCGCGGCAGCGACAAGCGCGGCGGCGCCAACGGCGGACGGCTGCGGCTGGAACCGCAGCGCAGCTGGGCGGTCAACGAGCCGACAGAACTGGCCCAGGTGATCCCCGTCCTGGAGGACATCGTCGAGTCGTACAACAATCCGAAGGGCCGGCTCGCGCACCTGCGCCGCGGTGACAAGAAGATCTCGTTCGCCGACGTCGTCGTGCTCGGCGGCGCGGCCGCGGTGGAGCAGGCGGCACGCAACGCCGGCTTCGACATCACGGTGCCGTTCACCCCGGGGCGCACGGATGCCGCCCAGGAGGACACCGACATCGAGTCCTTCCACGCGATGGAACCGCGGTGGGACGGCTTCCGGAACTACGTCGCCGACGGCGTTCAGGTGCCGGCCGAGGCGCTGCTGATCGACCGCGCACAGCTGCTCACGTTGACCGCGCCCGAGATGACCGCACTCATCGGCGGTCTGCGGGTGCTCGGCGCCAACCACGGGGGCTCGCAGCAGGGCGTGCTGACCGATCTGCAGGACACCCTGTCGACGGACTTCTTCACCAACGTCCTCGACATGGACGTCCAGTGGTCGCCGGCCCCGGACGGCGGCTACACCGGCGTCGACCGCGAGACCGGCGAACCCAAGTGGACCGCCAGCCGGGTCGACCTGGTGTTCGCGTCCAACGCGCAGCTGCGCGCGCTCGCCGAGGTGTACGGCGCCGATGACGCCCGCGGCAAGTTCGTGGACGATTTCGTCGCCGCGTGGAGCAAGGTGATGGACGCCGACCGGTTCGATCTGCGACGCTGA
- a CDS encoding adenylate/guanylate cyclase domain-containing protein, with the protein MTPDLEAPSPLQRAGALLARTDASAPIVRAAQFARRLAPAEPVTGRMTSLDRLSRAIEDVNGDRPSAVRELGLATVGVWRSLTGRKAPDPSEPTPVTILFTDLVDFSRWALRVGDDRVLELMHAVNDACERVITDRGGQVVKTLGDGMMAVFADGAEAIAAAHEATGAVSAIRVDAYRPALRAGVHTGAPRAVGDDFLGIDVNIAARVCAAAGAGEVYVSGPTLELAGPEAYSAKHKRFRAKGVPKELKVYRVVPRYEDGGEGIASG; encoded by the coding sequence ATGACGCCCGACCTCGAGGCGCCGTCGCCGCTGCAGCGGGCCGGCGCACTGCTCGCGCGGACCGATGCCAGCGCGCCGATCGTGCGGGCCGCACAATTCGCCCGCCGCCTCGCCCCCGCCGAGCCGGTCACCGGGCGGATGACCTCGCTTGACCGCCTCTCCAGGGCGATCGAGGACGTCAACGGCGACCGACCGAGCGCGGTGCGGGAACTGGGCCTCGCGACCGTCGGGGTCTGGCGGTCGCTGACCGGGCGAAAGGCGCCGGATCCGTCGGAGCCCACCCCGGTGACGATCCTGTTCACCGATCTCGTCGACTTCTCGCGGTGGGCCCTGCGCGTGGGCGACGACCGCGTGCTCGAACTGATGCACGCCGTGAACGACGCGTGCGAACGGGTGATCACCGACCGTGGGGGACAGGTGGTCAAGACTCTCGGGGACGGGATGATGGCGGTCTTCGCCGACGGCGCCGAAGCGATCGCGGCCGCCCACGAAGCCACCGGAGCGGTGAGTGCGATCCGGGTGGACGCCTACCGGCCGGCCCTGCGCGCGGGGGTGCACACCGGGGCGCCGCGTGCCGTCGGCGACGACTTCCTCGGGATCGACGTGAACATCGCGGCGCGCGTGTGTGCGGCGGCCGGCGCCGGCGAGGTGTACGTGAGCGGTCCGACGCTCGAGCTGGCCGGACCCGAGGCGTATTCGGCGAAGCACAAGCGCTTCCGGGCCAAGGGCGTTCCCAAAGAGCTGAAGGTCTATCGGGTCGTTCCGCGGTACGAGGACGGCGGCGAGGGAATCGCGAGCGGATGA